The genomic DNA GTGCACACTGCGCGTCCTCAGCGTCGACCACTgcggcgtctcgagcgaggcgtGGGCGCAGTGCTTTGACGCAATGCCCAAGAAGCAGCTCGAAGAAGTGTACCTGAGCCACTGCGAcgtgagcgacgcggcgctccacgcgctcgtccaAGACGCTCCTCGCCTGCGCGTGCTGAGCGTCAACAGTGCCGATGCGCTGACGCCTGCGGcgtttgcgcgcctcgccgaggtgctgccGCCCCTCGAGGTACTCGACGTGAGCTTTGTGCGCTGCATTGACGACGGCATCCTCACGATGCTCGCGAAAAACGTGCCgacgctgcagacgctctACCTCTTTGGTTGCAACAAGGTGACGCCCACGTTTCAGAGCGAGCACCTGACGATTAtcggtcgcgagcgtggCCGTAGCTAATGTACATCTGTCCGCCATTGCGCGCGCGAAACGTGCTggacgccgctcgtgccTAGGCTTGCCGCGAGGCTCCCGCCGGTCCATGCGAGGAGGTTCGGGGGAATCGGCagcatgcgcggcgcgtcgggcggccCCGCATTCAGGACACGCACACGCAGCGGGGGcagcgcgccttggccgacctggccggcgctcggcagcggcgtaTTCAGCTCGTcttcgaggcggtgcgcaaaGTGGGGCAGCTGTGCCGTGCCGCCCGCGAGGACCACTGCATCGAGGATGTCGCGGCggacgtcgagcggcaggcgcgTGATGCACTGGCGGACGCACGCGACAATTCCtagctcgtcctcgtcgccatTCTCCCATAGCGCCTcgcaggcggccgtgcggATCCACCCTGGGAGGCGCACCTGCCCTTTtgtcgtgcgcaccgccacgtcctcggcgcggcccgCGCCGTATGCCTCCTTcatcgcctcgacgtcgagcggcaggGAGCAGTCGCACGATgcgggcggccgctcgcctacgacgagcgcctcggtcgtgaGGCGATGCaccacctcgccgagctgctcgtcgagtgGCGCGCCATCCGCCGCTCCGTACGTACCCACGAGTGCCTCGACAGCAATGTGCAGCcggcgccccgcgcgcggcgtgcttgcGAGGCAGCTGTGCATCGGCCGCCCTGCATAGATCGGCATCACACACGTCTCCCAGTAcccgacgtcgacgaccagCCCCGAGTTGCGCCCCgtcgcaaggagcgcgagggTATGTGTGTCCACGAacgacacgctcggcgcctgcgtcagcctCGGCACCTACCCCCATGTTCCCCAGGAGGACGCCGCAGAGCgcgtcctgcagcgcctcgatccACAGCGGGCTATGTACCAGCAGCACAGGATACGTCCGTGCATCGCACAAAAGCTccctgcgtcagtcgcgcgacgtactctTGGTATACGCTGCGGAGGATGCGCACGAGACACCGCACGAGATCGCGCCGCTTCTCCTGCAGCGCCCGTGCGTTTTCGGCGAGCATCCAGTTTGGCTCGtacagcgcgtcgacgcgccgccccagcacgcgcgacgcggcctgcgccacgTCAAACAGTGCGCGgggcgccgcctcgccgctcATCCCCGCGCGGCATACGCGGCTCCCAatctcgagcacgacgcgctcgtcgggcCGTGCGGTCATAAGTGGAGGACTATGTGCTACAGGCTGGGTGAGTAGAGTGACGTACGCCGTGCCTCGTTCCACTGTGGTTAGTAGCACAACGTACAGTTCTCGCGAATCTCTTTCGTATGTTCGTCAAAGTACTGCGTCAGTCGTTGCACGTACGCGCTTAATCTTTTTGTTAAAGTGCTTGTTCTTTTCGTTGATATACGTGATTTCCGCGTCGGGGTCGTCTTCTCTCCGGcgggagcggcggcggatcTGGTCCTGTCTGGGGTCAGCAAAAACACGCACTCGTTGTTCAGGTGCGAgacgaggcggtcgacTGCCGCGTCGTCCGGCTTGTGGGCGCCATAGGtggccaccgccgccgggACATttgcctcggccgccgggacgaggccgcgctccgaggtgcgcacgacCTGCCGCTCGTCCTCTTGCTCTTTCTGCTTTGCGTACGCCGCCGTGTCGGGCTTGAGCTGCCGGATCTGGCGCTGGTACGaccgctcggcgaggtcctGAAAGTCTGGGTGAgtcgggcgacgtaccaATTGCGCCCTTGTCGCGTGTCTGCTCCTTATCTTCAAGCTTCTTTTCCCATGCCTCGTTCTCCTCAATCGAGTACTGCATCGCACggtggcgctcgacgtccttgccggcctcgcgcatgtcgcgctcgtcgagcaggcgctcggccttggcgagcttgCGGTTCGTGCCGACGGAGTGCTTCTGAGACGACTGGCGTCGCGACGCCTGCTCTTCCGCGACATCGCTGCGGTtcgccgacgcggacgcgcTCATCTtcgcctgcagctgctgcagacgcgcgcggcgactcgcctggcgctcgtcgtccatgTCGTGAGAAAAGCCACGTGGCTCCCTCCACGATGGCCCAGCGCGTCCGGAGCGAGAAAgggcgcaagcgcgcggggcggccgcggcacaaggcggtcgtgcgccgcctgccgccgcACCTGCCGGAAGATGTATTTTGggagagcgtcgcgccgtgggtgcgtggcgcgggaaacgcgcgcgaggcgagcgacgacgcgcccgcgACGGTCGACTATGCGGTGTATGTGCCCGGCACCAAGAGCGGCGAGCATGCCTCCTGGTCTACGGCATATATGCGCTTCCTAAACACCCCTGCACTGCTCACATTCTATAAGGAATTCGAAGGACACATGTACAAAGACAAGAAGGGCGCCGAGTACGTCGCGGCCGTAGAGTACGCCCCGAtccagctcgcgccgagcgggcGCAAGGGGCCCGCGGATACCCAGTCTGGCACGATCGAGAAGAGTACGTATCCGAGCTGACACAGTGCCGGAGTACAAGGCGTTTGTCGCatcgctcgagcaggcgccggccgcggccgagcccgaggcggaggtcgtgcaggacaccacgccgctgctcgactACTTGCAAAAGAAGCAGGCGGAtgatgcggcgcgtgcgcgcaagcagcgcgaggcggccaaggcgaAAAAGAAGGGCAAGCCCGAGATGGACAAGGTCGTCATTTTGAAGCCCGTGCGcaaggacgacgagccgccggcgcaggggcCGCCCCCGCCCGCTTCCCAGCCCCCGCCCGCTCCCAAGGCCCCCGCAAAATCCAAAGCCAAGGGAAGCAAGGACAAGGACCCGAAACCCAGAGACCCGAAACCCAAGGACCCGAAACTCCGGGACCCCAAAAAGGGCCCCAAACCTAAAGACCCGCCCATGCCCCCCAAGCCCAAGCCCGAGGACGGGGCGAATCCCCAGGCGAAGCCGACCCACCCCGGGGTGATTGCCATCCCCGAGGCACATAACCCCTCGCCCACgcccgggcgcggcgcccccgcggccgccgcggccgcggacGTGGGCGAGGGCGGGGACGTAGCCACGTGGCTCTCCCCATGCCACGATCCTCCGTGGGCCCCTGGGATGGAGGGCGTGCACGCAGCCAATGTAGACCAGATGGACGCCCTGCaggtcgaggcgatgcTCTTTGGCGTTGCTGAGCCGCAGGGCGCGGAAATACCCACACGATTCTGCCGGATCTGCCTCGAAGGCGAGGTTGACGCGTGCGATCGGCTCCTGAGCCCCTGCCGCTGCAAAGGCACGGTGCAGTACGTGCACGCCTCGTGCCTTGACCGCTGGCGCGTCTTTTCGACGCGGATGCACTCTGCAGTGCGCTGCGACCAGTGCGCGACCGAGTACCGCTTCAAGCCGACGGTGTGGATGCGGGTGctcacctcgcgcgcgctcctctttGTGGCCAGCGTCGTGCTCTTTTTGGTGGCGGTGTGGCTCACTgggctgctcggcggccagATGATGGGGCGGTACCAGCCCGAGCTCTTCCAGGAGACGCACCCGTATGTCGTGCAGACGGCGAGCTACCAGCCGACGCCGGAGCACGTTCCCCATCGCCTGCGCATGCTTGCgagcgagcagcgcatgtCGTACgagtcggcgagcagccTCTCGAGCTTTTGGGAGTACATGCTGGGCCCcgcggacgacgacaaTTGgaccgacgacgacctcgccgaggcggagacGAACGCACACATGTACTCGCTCGGCATCTTTCAGCCGTCGGtcctcgtgcagctcgtgcagggcatgctgcagcgcatgctcgagTTGGCCACGGGATGCATCCCgttccgcgacgcgccgcacctaTTTGTCCTGCGCCACACTTCGACGACGcacgtcggcctcggcgagggcgcgtttgcgccgccggtgcgcttCGCCTTGACGCACAGCGAGCGGCTCTTGTGGCACGTCTCGCTCgggctcgcgctgctcggcatcaCGTCGGTATTCAacgtgctgctcgccgcgtcgatcgTCGGGCCGTTCCGGCTCGGGGCGCCGTTCTCGGTCGTGGGGTACTCGGTGCACCCCGCGGCGAGTGGCGCACTGGCCCATGCGCGCATCGTGTGGGAAAGCGTCAATATCCCGGGAATGCTtctgctcgtcgcggtgctGTGGGGCATCGTTCGCACCTATCTCCTGTTTTACCGGAGCGTGCACATGAgtgcgcgcctctttcTCGCTCACATGCCGATGAGCATCATTGATTACGACGACCGACAGCCGGCCCTCGGGCTTACACACCTGCCCGAGGCCGAAGCagacgagctgcaggccgcgccgctgcacgcTGCTGCCTACGGCGTGGTATGGGGTACGCGGCTTGCGCGGGCAGCCGCAGGGCCGGCTTTTGGTATGAACAACCCATTCTCGGCATGGGTCTTGGCACGCGTTGGTATGTAGATTAGACTTGTACATGGGACCACGGACAGTCATGCGCGCTAGTACTATACATTAGCTCAACGtgccacgccgcgccttgCGGGGCGTGGGGCTGGCAGGCGCGCTGTTCTCTTTGCCGAGCGACACACGCGTCTTGGGCGGATCGGGCGACGCAAGATTCAGCAGAGAACTCGCCCACCCGGGCATGGTCTGTGCAGAGTGCTGCTGCAGGATCGCGGCttggccgcgcggcgcaaaggGCTTGACCGCGGGGGGGCCGTGCatctcgaggcgcgcagaGGGGGGCAGCTGCCGCTTGGTATgaggcgtcgcgctgcgcggcggagcgGCCGAGGGGGGGAAGAGCGCctccggcgcgccgctgcggcgggtgcggcgcggcgcggcgcgcgcaggcgtctggagcgcgggcgcagcCGGAGAAGGGGGCgtgggcgcggcgggcgtggGCTCGGCAAGTGGAGTCGATGCAAAAGTGGCATCGGATCCAGAGGCTGAATGCGACTTGGCAGGGACAGgttcggcacgcgcctcggcaggttcggcacgcgccggaTCCGCGACGGGCTCTGCCGACGTTGCACGcgtcttgcgcagcgcagtcTTGGCGCTGCGGGGCGCTTGTGCCGGAGTCGGTGTGTGTGTGTGTGCTTGTGCTTGGGCCTCTTGCGCATCAGCCCGATCCTCGGCCTGTGCCTCTAGCTCCTGATCATGCTCGTGCTCCGCATGGGCCTCGGGTGGGGCCTCCGTATGCGCCTCCGCTCGGACCTCTGCTTGTGACTCTTCCTGCCCGCTTTCGGGCGTAGTGCTGCGCCCACGGCCCTGGGACCGCGTGCCCTGCGAGTCTGGCTTGCGCATCTTGGTATTCAGTTTCGGCAGCGCATAGTTCACGCTCTTGCGAGTACGTCTCGCGCGGTCCGGCAGCTCGGTCACGTCGAGGtcgggcgcgagcgacaTGCGGCTCTTGCGGCCGCGTTTCGGCGCCGGAGCGTCGTCGGGGTATGTATCCTGCTTCCGCACCTTGGGCGtcagcggcagcggcacaGGCTCCGGATCCAGCCGGGCTGCGGTGTTTTCCTGCTGCGGGCTTGGTGGCTCGGGCGTCGGCTCGCGAGGGGACGGGGTATGTGCCATCTCTGGGATGCTGTGCACCGGTGCCGGCGAcgcttcggcggcgctggcgtTGGTCTCGGCCGCCGGCTGCTCTGGGACCTCTTCGAGGCGGTCCTCCTGCAGAGCATAGTGCGCctcaccgagctcgtccggcACACTCCTCTCGACCTGGTGGCTgtaccgccgcgagcgccggcgtgtCACCGATGCCGGGCATTCTGCGaggagcggcagcggcgtacgctcctcctcctcctcgtcgatctcTTCCATCGGCTGTACGGTCCTTGCGACATACGTGCGCCCCGCCTGGGCCTCTTCGCTCAGCGATACACGCCGGCTtccctcgtcgagcgggcgtacgtcgccggTGCGGGTATGTGCGTGGACGCCTGCCTCGGCGAGTCCCTGTGCCATGGTGTCCCACCCCACGCGCACGCACTCGAGCGCGTACTCGAGCCTGCGCACCTGCGCATTCTGCTGCCCCGTACGCagcacctgctcggcccgctcctgctccagcgcaagcacgcgcgtctcgagctcgcggatgCGCAGGTGCGCCAGTGTGTTGGCCCGCACGATATCTCTGTTTTGGGCGATGTGTTTCCGCCggactgcgtcagccaTGCAACCTACACTGCTCAAAGTTGTCCAGGATCTGTTCGAGGTTCACGCCACCGTCCaggcccgccgccgaggcgcgcgagtcgcggcgcgtcaCCGGCATGGAGGAAGTAACACAACGCGGTGTTGCACGTGTAGGTCACGTGGActccagcgcgtcgtgccgacCACGATGGGCGGCGGCTGGCGCGGGTGCGTGGTGAGGCTAATGCAGGCGCGTCGAGTACGATGAGGCGGACGTCGCGTATATTCTCGAGGTAATGAACCGGACGTCGCCTCCGTGGAACGTGTcgcagcttgcgcgcgacctcgcgcgcgagcggccggCGCATACCTATGCAAGCTATCAGACCTTTCTGCAGAAGAACATGCTCGATCGGCTGCATCTGCAGCAGCGTCTGCGGGACGCCAAGATCGCACGGGGCGAGGATCCGAAAGGCGTGCATGTCcagcgcacgacgcgcgcgcgcacacgcgccgtgccgacCACGTCGGGGCGCCcacgcgtcgccggcggcatgagcgtcggcgagctgcacgccgcctttgcgccgcggtcctcgtcgatcgaGTCACTGGATGAGCTCGAGAGCGGCGagagcgagagcgaggaggaggagatggacgaggcggacctGCTGCGCTTCGAGGAGCGGCAGACGCAcaccgacgagccgcggccgacaccggccaaggtgcgcaagcgcgaggcgtttacgctcgacgaccgcgagctgctgctgcgcagactcggcgagctccttggcgaggtgcagtgggagcgcgacgacgcgccgcccgagcttggcgcgccgttctgggcgtcgctcgagcaggcggcgccgcggcactcggcgcgctcgtggaTGCTGCACTTTGAGCGCTCCGCGAGGCAGTactggcgcacggcgatgGACCGATGCGCACTGCGTCTCTCGCCCTCGTCTGTATTTTACGACGGCCAGGAGGGGAGCGAGGAGccggaggacgaggcgtcCGAGccggaggacgaggcgcccgaACCCTCggacgagcccgaggctGCTAACGAACCCGACGAGGAtgcggcggacgcggcaGACGTCGagagcgcgatgcgcgagggTCATGCGCCTGTAGATAGCCCCTCGACGCCCCACGCGCCCCTCTCGGCGGTTCCGCGCCGCCTGACGCCCTCGgtgacgccgcgccgggcgcccCAGGATACCCCGACTGGCCCGGACAGTAGCGCGGACGTCTCTGCGCTCGTGGGGCCTGTCCAGACGCCGCCGAGTCAGGAAGCGTCCGCCGCGTATACCCCCTACTCTGTGCGAGTcggccagcggcgcgatcACCACGACGCCaaggcgacggcgcggaagcagcaggcgcatctgccgccgcccgctgCCCCatcgccgctcgacgagcgcgcgaaccgcacgtcgtcgccgctcatcggcacgctgccccgctcggcgccgcggcccacggccgccgcggcgccgtcgccgagcccggtgcggcgcgtgcgccactcgctcacggcgctgcccgagcctgcgcacgcgtggcgcagcagcgcgttccgtgcgccgcagtacgctgtcgagcagcgccgcgcacgcgcagagtacgaggcgcgcgtctggGAGCTGTGCAGCGACTTTGCGCTGACGTCccccgcgcagctcgtgccgTTTATGGAGCCAGAGGAAGGCGACATTGACGggtgccggcggcgactcgAGGCGTacctcgactcgctcgccgACTACTACGACACGGAGCGCACGAcgatcctcgagctgctcgaggcgcagctcgggaGCTTTGAGCAGGTCGTGCGTGTGCTCGATATCCAgcagcgctcgctcgagcgctcGTTTGAGCGCTCGCGGTCTATGGATCGTTCGCGGACTGCGAAATAGGTTCGCCCATGCGAAAGAGGAGCGCTGCGTTAGCACCAATACGTACATTTCCACAGTCCGAATCGTTTGCCGAGTGgctcgccgggcgcgtcggtcgggcggtgctcgccgccgtagcgcagctcgacctcgtcgtcggccatcGACGAGCGCTGCGAGTGGGTGCGGCctgccgacggccgcgcggaCTCCTTCgtgaggccgagcgcacgccgccgcttgGCCCGCAGGTGCAGGCTCAGCTTGAGCATTGTgatcgccgacggcgtgtcgcgccgcccgacaaTCGACGACGGGGGGGGGCACTCGTTGCGCAGGTCGGCCGGGCCGTACGTCGCGAGGTCCGTCCAGGTCGTCCCGTTCTCGCTCACGTCGAGGTCGCCCATATCGTCGAGCAGTCCCTCGGCCTGGGCCTTGTTCAGGATGCGgttggcgcggcgctggtacttggcgcgcttgcgcttcaCCTTGGCTGCGGTCCGGCGGTAGCGCGTGTCCCACAGCGTGTGGCCCTTCTGGAAGCGGTTGTACGTCGAGGCCTtcaccgcgccgacctcTTGGTAGGGCATAcggagcgcctgcatcATCGACGGCGGCTCCATCGGGCGGATCTTGCCGTtgacgtcgacgcgctcgcggatcATGTGGCTCTCGTACTCGGGGCGTTGCAGCGGCACCTTGCCCGAGTACATATTATCCTTctgcgaggcggcggccgccgtcgcgacCTTGgccccgcggcgcacctggTAGCTGTGCGATGGCGGCCcgtacgcggcggcggcggcgctaCTGTACTGCCACGCCTCGGCATAGTCAGGAACAttcgccgcggcctcggtcgtcggcgcgccggtgacAAACTTGATAAACGACGCCATGGCACGGAAACCGTACTTGGCCGCGACCGTCTGCATGAGCATGGTAAAGACGTGGCACTGGCCGTCAAAGACCTGGAGGTGCACGTTTGTCGGTTTGTCGTGGAacctgcgctgcgcctcgcgcatcaCCGGGAACTTGTCCATGaggtcctcgcgcagcgggTACTGGTccgggtgcgccgccttgtGCGCGAGGTAGATgatctcgtcgcgcagcacctcgctGTCGCCAGCGCAAATGTACAGCGGCGGGAGCCCACCGAGGCTTCCGCTCAGCACGGGCGAGCACAGAGGGTGGAAGAGCTGCGCATTCGTCGCATACAGTTGGATCTGCGACGTGATCGGCATATCCTTGCCGTCCGGCAGGCGCAAGTGCACGATGCGGTTcatctcgcgctcggccggGGACATGtgctccttgcggcgcttctGGCGCTTCACGCCAAAGGTAAAGAGCGACTTTTTCTCAAACacgcccgagtcgcgctgcagcggccAGAGCGTGCTGGGCTTGTGGATGAACGAGTAGGGCGGGATGTAGTCCGTAGCCGTGTTCTGCAGGATCGACGGGAAGCTGTGTGTCAGGTCGCTCCATGGCGAAatgagcacgccgccggccggcagcggcaggtCCAAGtcacgcagcagctgcagcagcgcaaggctcaggccgccgcccgcacTGTCGCCCGCAATCACGATCTGCTTCGGGTCCACCGCCTGGTGCTTGGCATTGGGCGGCGGGCGGATCAGGTACATGTACGCCGCGAGGCAGTCTTGAATCGCACACGGAAACGGAAACTGCGGCGCCTTGCGGTAGTTGACCGCAAAAGCAAACCCGCCAAACTTGCGTGCAATGCGCAGGATCTGGAAGCGGTGCGTATTTACCGAGCCAAAGTAGTAGCCGCCACCGTGGATGTAGAGCATGACACGGCTCAGGCGGTCGCGTTCTTCCTGAGTGTCCGCAAACCGCCCCTTTtcgccgggcggcgcctcggacgcTTGTTCGTGCTCGTGGCGCGGGTTGCGCTTGTTCGTCTGGCGCTTCATGCGCTTCGAGAGGGAGGCCGAGAGGCTCGCGTTGCGTCCGCTCTGCAAGTCCACGAGCGTGTGGTAGTCCGAGTACTGCGAGATCCACTCAGCCGGCAGTCCCgcgaccgtgcgcatcTGCcaccagcgcgcgccgccgatcaAGGTCTGGATCTGCTCTGGGCCAAAGTAGCGGAtgaggagctgcgccgcctcgtcgcagcTCTCCATCGGGATCATGACCTGCTCCGAGAAGCCCCACGGGGGCATCGGCACCTGCATGTCCGTGAGACCCTGGATATCCTCGGCGGTATGATGCGTCAGGTAGATCGTGAGCTGCTTCACCAGATGAAACGCCCTGGGTCAGAACAAACACGCACTGGTCATAGTAAAACTCGTTGGCGGTCTCGCGCGCATTGCGCGAGCCGAACTCGGTCCACAGACGGACATAGTGCTTCAGCGCATTCTTCGTGAGCCTCGTCACGTACCACCACTAGTGTCGGCGTGACATGCGCTAggatgccgagcgtcgacaCGGTCATCActcgcacgcgcctcgccgtggAAGGTAAGGTTATCACGTGGTTCCACGTGGATACACGTGGATCTCCGCGTGAGAGCCGTCAGTGTGTCATgcactcggcgcaggcgctcctggTCGTCTCCACAGTCGGAACCTTTGCCGGGTGCTTGTGGTTGGCGCATCGCATCTCGTCGTATTTTGCCGATACACACTGGCTTATTGAGGACTACAGCAAAGCGACGAATATCATGGACACCCAAGTAGTTGTGACCTTCTTTATCGGCCTGTTCTTCTCGGCCATGCTGCTCTACCTCTTCACCAGCGCGAAGCAGCCGGTGCTGAGCAAGGACGAGTGGCGGCCGTTCAAGCTGCTGAAAAAGACGCCAgtgtcgagcacgtcggcgaTTTATCGCTTTGAGCTGCCGGCGGACCAGTCGCTCGATCTGCCGATCGGCCGGCACgtctcggtgcgcgcgccgatcaATGGCAAGTACGTCATGCGCTCCTACACGCCGATCTCGGCGTCAGACGCCAAGGGGTACTTTGACCTTATGATCAAGACGTACCCGACCGGAAACCTCTCGCGCATCATTGGCGAGCTCAAGGAGGGCGAGACGATCGAGATCAAGGGGCCCAAGGGCCAGTTCAACTACCGCCCCAACATGGCCGAGGAGATCGGCATGATTGCGGGCGGTACGGGCCTCACGCCGTGCCTCCAGGTGATTGATGCGGGACTGCGCAACGCAGAGGACAAGACCAAGTTCTCGCTGATCTACGCCAACGTCACGCACGACGAAATCCTGCtcaaggagcgcctcgacgcgctcgcagcgCAGCACCCAAGCCGCTTCAAGGTGCACTACTTCCTCGACAGGCCCCCTGCGGACTGGAACGGCGGCGTGGGCTTTATCACAAAGGACGCAATCGACACGCACCTGCCCAAGCCCAGCGACGTGACGCGCCTCGTGATGTGCggcccgccgccgatgATCAACGCAATGAAGGGCCACCTGTCCGCGCTCCAGTTCCCGGAGCCGCGTGTGGTGAGCAAGGAGCACGACCCCGTGTTCATTTTCTAAATAGGCTGCTAAATTAGGCACCGTTCGCCACCGCCTCAGCGAGGTGCTTCTTGAAAAGGTCTTCAGCACGCGTCCACACCGCGCCCTTGCCTTCCtcgtgcgtgtgcgccgcagcgtcggGGCCCGCAGCGCCGGTCACGAGCGGCAGCTGGTACAGCGAGGGGAGCAGGTCGGTCGAGAACTGCTCGGACGCCTCGCGGGGAAGCAGCGTCGGGAGGTGGTCGATCGAGATCACCTCGAGCTTCGGCAGGCCCGACGCGAGCTCCACGGGGACCGTGGGCTTGTCAAAGGTCGTGTTGATCGAGTAGATCGGCAGGGGGTTGTTGGGGTTCGTCGTGTCGCAGCTCACGTCGACGACCATgcccaggcggcgctgctcgccgaccgactCGATAAAGGCCCTGTCGATGAACGAGGGAATCTTCTTCGAGAGGTAGATGCAGTTCACAAAGAGGTCCACGTCGAGGATCTCCTGGTAGGGGCCGCTCTTTTGCGACGTCTCTTGGATGTCCCACTTTACGATCTCGTCCGACTTTAGGCCTGACTTTTCGAGGCAGtcgatcgcgccgcggccgcagcggccgaGGGCGCCAATGACGA from Malassezia japonica chromosome 1, complete sequence includes the following:
- a CDS encoding uncharacterized protein (COG:Z; EggNog:ENOG503Q37P), producing MSGEAAPRALFDVAQAASRVLGRRVDALYEPNWMLAENARALQEKRRDLVRCLVRILRSVYQEELLCDARTYPVLLVHSPLWIEALQDALCGVLLGNMGAPSVSFVDTHTLALLATGRNSGLVVDVGYWETCVMPIYAGRPMHSCLASTPRAGRRLHIAVEALVGTYGAADGAPLDEQLGEVVHRLTTEALVVGERPPASCDCSLPLDVEAMKEAYGAGRAEDVAVRTTKGQVRLPGWIRTAACEALWENGDEDELGIVACVRQCITRLPLDVRRDILDAVVLAGGTAQLPHFAHRLEDELNTPLPSAGQVGQGALPPLRVRVLNAGPPDAPRMLPIPPNLLAWTGGSLAASLGTSGVQHVSRAQWRTDVH
- the syf2 gene encoding SYF2 splicing factor (COG:A; COG:D; EggNog:ENOG503NUPY), which translates into the protein MDDERQASRRARLQQLQAKMSASASANRSDVAEEQASRRQSSQKHSVGTNRKLAKAERLLDERDMREAGKDVERHRAMQYSIEENEAWEKKLEDKEQTRDKGAIDFQDLAERSYQRQIRQLKPDTAAYAKQKEQEDERQVVRTSERGLVPAAEANVPAAVATYGAHKPDDAAVDRLVSHLNNEQDQIRRRSRRREDDPDAEITYINEKNKHFNKKIKRYFDEHTKEIRENLERGTAL
- a CDS encoding uncharacterized protein (TransMembrane:3 (o450-470i624-650o686-706i); EggNog:ENOG503Q38E; COG:A) codes for the protein MAQRVRSEKGRKRAGRPRHKAVVRRLPPHLPEDVFWESVAPWVRGAGNAREASDDAPATVDYAVYVPGTKSGEHASWSTAYMRFLNTPALLTFYKEFEGHMYKDKKGAEYVAAVEYAPIQLAPSGRKGPADTQSGTIEKMPEYKAFVASLEQAPAAAEPEAEVVQDTTPLLDYLQKKQADDAARARKQREAAKAKKKGKPEMDKVVILKPVRKDDEPPAQGPPPPASQPPPAPKAPAKSKAKGSKDKDPKPRDPKPKDPKLRDPKKGPKPKDPPMPPKPKPEDGANPQAKPTHPGVIAIPEAHNPSPTPGRGAPAAAAAADVGEGGDVATWLSPCHDPPWAPGMEGVHAANVDQMDALQVEAMLFGVAEPQGAEIPTRFCRICLEGEVDACDRLLSPCRCKGTVQYVHASCLDRWRVFSTRMHSAVRCDQCATEYRFKPTVWMRVLTSRALLFVASVVLFLVAVWLTGLLGGQMMGRYQPELFQETHPYVVQTASYQPTPEHVPHRLRMLASEQRMSYESASSLSSFWEYMLGPADDDNWTDDDLAEAETNAHMYSLGIFQPSVLVQLVQGMLQRMLELATGCIPFRDAPHLFVLRHTSTTHVGLGEGAFAPPVRFALTHSERLLWHVSLGLALLGITSVFNVLLAASIVGPFRLGAPFSVVGYSVHPAASGALAHARIVWESVNIPGMLLLVAVLWGIVRTYLLFYRSVHMSARLFLAHMPMSIIDYDDRQPALGLTHLPEAEADELQAAPLHAAAYGVVWGTRLARAAAGPAFGMNNPFSAWVLARVGM
- a CDS encoding uncharacterized protein (EggNog:ENOG503P8GK; COG:S); translation: MPVTRRDSRASAAGLDGGVNLEQILDNFEQFRRKHIAQNRDIVRANTLAHLRIRELETRVLALEQERAEQVLRTGQQNAQVRRLEYALECVRVGWDTMAQGLAEAGVHAHTRTGDVRPLDEGSRRVSLSEEAQAGRTYVARTVQPMEEIDEEEEERTPLPLLAECPASVTRRRSRRYSHQVERSVPDELGEAHYALQEDRLEEVPEQPAAETNASAAEASPAPVHSIPEMAHTPSPREPTPEPPSPQQENTAARLDPEPVPLPLTPKVRKQDTYPDDAPAPKRGRKSRMSLAPDLDVTELPDRARRTRKSVNYALPKLNTKMRKPDSQGTRSQGRGRSTTPESGQEESQAEVRAEAHTEAPPEAHAEHEHDQELEAQAEDRADAQEAQAQAHTHTPTPAQAPRSAKTALRKTRATSAEPVADPARAEPAEARAEPVPAKSHSASGSDATFASTPLAEPTPAAPTPPSPAAPALQTPARAAPRRTRRSGAPEALFPPSAAPPRSATPHTKRQLPPSARLEMHGPPAVKPFAPRGQAAILQQHSAQTMPGWASSLLNLASPDPPKTRVSLGKENSAPASPTPRKARRGTLS
- a CDS encoding uncharacterized protein (EggNog:ENOG503NU6U; COG:V; MEROPS:MER0036370; CAZy:CE10), translating into MTVSTLGILAHVTPTLVVNALKHYVRLWTEFGSRNARETANEFYYDQAFHLVKQLTIYLTHHTAEDIQGLTDMQVPMPPWGFSEQVMIPMESCDEAAQLLIRYFGPEQIQTLIGGARWWQMRTVAGLPAEWISQYSDYHTLVDLQSGRNASLSASLSKRMKRQTNKRNPRHEHEQASEAPPGEKGRFADTQEERDRLSRVMLYIHGGGYYFGSVNTHRFQILRIARKFGGFAFAVNYRKAPQFPFPCAIQDCLAAYMYLIRPPPNAKHQAVDPKQIVIAGDSAGGGLSLALLQLLRDLDLPLPAGGVLISPWSDLTHSFPSILQNTATDYIPPYSFIHKPSTLWPLQRDSGVFEKKSLFTFGVKRQKRRKEHMSPAEREMNRIVHLRLPDGKDMPITSQIQLYATNAQLFHPLCSPVLSGSLGGLPPLYICAGDSEVLRDEIIYLAHKAAHPDQYPLREDLMDKFPVMREAQRRFHDKPTNVHLQVFDGQCHVFTMLMQTVAAKYGFRAMASFIKFVTGAPTTEAAANVPDYAEAWQYSSAAAAAYGPPSHSYQVRRGAKVATAAAASQKDNMYSGKVPLQRPEYESHMIRERVDVNGKIRPMEPPSMMQALRMPYQEVGAVKASTYNRFQKGHTLWDTRYRRTAAKVKRKRAKYQRRANRILNKAQAEGLLDDMGDLDVSENGTTWTDLATYGPADLRNECPPPSSIVGRRDTPSAITMLKLSLHLRAKRRRALGLTKESARPSAGRTHSQRSSMADDEVELRYGGEHRPTDAPGEPLGKRFGLWKCTYWC